Genomic segment of Phalacrocorax aristotelis chromosome 16, bGulAri2.1, whole genome shotgun sequence:
ggggccAGTTCAGCTACTACCCatgcaagtgtgtgtgtataaagtATTGACACCTGAGAGGTATTTGTCTTCACCGTACTGCCTTTGACTTTTTCCTCCAAAGATCCTGTTCATCTTCATAGACAGCGACCACAGTGACAACCAGAGGATTTTGGAGTTTTTTGGcctaaagaaagaagaatgtcCAGCTGTACGTCTGATCACACTGGAGGAAGAAATGACCAAATACAAACCTGAATCAGATGACCTCACAGCGGACAAGATCAAAGAGTTCTGTAATAAGTTCCTGGAGGGCAAGATCAAGGTAAAGATGATAAATGCTGCTGGTCGTAAACCTACTGGCTAAGCAAGCATAAAATGCTCCCTGTGAGGAGTTGAGTCATCTGGAGAAAATCCTTCCAACTAACGTACAGAATATCTAGCGGGCTTTGAGCTGAGAAATGAAAGGCGAAACTACTGGGGCATGAAGACTGTAAGAAAGCAAGCTCTGTACTGGCACCTGAGTACAATCAGAgcctcctctttctgctgcttgtgGTAACTGTGCTGTTTATCCAGTTGCTCTTTCTGCCAGCAATCTGTGGAAGGTGTGAACTCATGTGGCACAGTTTAAAGAGCTTCCAGCACTAATCTGCTGGAGGTAGCCATCTGCAACTTACTCCAGTAGTGACTGTTTAGCTAAACTCAGTCCTATGGGAATGATGCTGTCAGCAATATTGTTTCCTTCCTACAGAGCTCAACCGCAGTTCTCTGTGCAAGAGCACCTGTTATTCCCACTTGTTCAGGGTGGGAAGGAGACTTTCTGTAAGCAGAAGAGGAAGTGACTGATTCATCTGATTGCTCACAGCCTATGATTGAGGCACTGAGGGGGGTGGTTAATCTTGGGTTTTCTGGGATATGTGACTGCATGTGCATTCCAAGCAGCTGTGTAGCAAATCATGCATCTGAATTTCACTTTTTATTCCAGCCCCACCTGATGAGTCAGGATCTTCCTGATGACTGGGACAAGCAACCTGTCAAAGTTCTAGTTGGGAAGAACTTCGAAGAAGTTGCTTTTGATGAGAATAAGAATGTCTTTGTAGAGTTCTGTAAGTATCTTTCAACAACTGATTCCAGTAACTGGCATGAAAGGAGTGCCAAAATACTGCATGACTAGGATTAGGGAGAAAGTGTCTTGGATAATCTAAGCCACAAAGGGAATGCTTTGGTTGAAAAGATGTGCGTGAACTGTCTGGCATGGGGGCTGAGGGGGAGTGGTGGTAACTTGTTAGGTTGGTGGTAGTAGCTATGTTTTTCTAATTAACAGATGCCCCCTGGTGTGGTCACTGTAAGCAGCTGGCTCCTATCTGGGACAAGCTGGGAGAGACCTACAGGGACCATGAGAACATTGTCATTGCCAAGATGGATTCGACAGCCAATGAAGTAGATGCAGTGAAAATCCACAGCTTCCCAACACTCAAGTTCTTCCCTGCAGGCTCTGGCAGAAATGTAAGAAGGCAGCTGACCTTATACAGATTGCACAACAAGGGAGCACTAGAAATGCTTAGTTGCCTGCTTGAGTTCTGTTTTGAACAAGACCTTTGGGAGGGCTCTCCATTCTGTAGGGATGGAATGCATCAAGTCTACAGGACATCTGAGACCCTTTGTGGGGGGCTGGGCTGTAGGAAAGAGTTTGGGGGTGGGAAGTGGGAATGGGGGGGAAAAGGGAGCATAGCAGAGGACAGTGTGCTCATCTGCAGGCTATTCTTTCCTCGCAGTGCTCTCTGAAGTCTAGTGGCTGAGCTGTTTTCCTTCGTCTCATATGGGTGAAGGTGAATTTTTAAATTCCCTTTTGCTTGGCATGTTAACTGTTGCTCAGAAAGAGAATTCTCCTCTCCAGGGGTGTAGCTCTGTAGGTGCCCATAACCATTATCTTggtgttttttcctgtgtagGTAATTGACTATAATGGGGAGAGGACATTAGAAGGCTTCAAAAAATTCTTGGAGAGTGGAGGTCAGGATGGGGCAGCAGCTGATGATGTGAGTAATATTAATATAGTACCCTGGGCCCTCGGAATATGGAGTGTGGGTTGGATCTGGTCCTGTGCTTGAATCCACAATCCTAAATAAGATCCTGGGTTGTATGTGGCAGGAAAGGATATTGGTGAACAAAAGTGCCCACATAAAAATGCGACAGTTAGTTGCAGCCTGGCCAGCCATTGCCTGTAATGGACCCCTTTTACTGGGAACACTTCAGCTGGGTGTGAAATAAATGTTCTTGGGAGGCTTAAACACAAATGCATGGAAACTGTTGATATTATAGCCTCTAACTTTGCGCAAGCTGTCTCTGGTTGCTGTGCAAGCTGCTGGAGTACTTAGAGGACTACTTTATTGAGAACTGCTCAGCACCTGGAACTTGAGCAGTATGATGAACATTATATATGCAGTAGATCTAGTTGGAAGCTCCTCACCTGCCAGGGTGAGGGTGTTAGAGGTGCAGGGACCAGCTTCCAGGGGTTTCCGAATCCTTAATGTCCCAAATTCAGAGCTCTTGGTAGAAGTCTCTGGATGTTTTGTTAATGTGGGGGCAGAGAATAGTGAACAGATTGGAGATGCTGTTCTGTGCTTGGTTTTGGATCTGCCTAATGTGCCAGAAACCAGTAGCTGTCTTTAACCTATACAGGATCTGGAGGACCTGGAGACAGATGAAGAAACAGACCTTGAGGAAGGTGATGATGAGCAGAAAATCCAAAAGGATGAATTGTAAAGAGAAGACTGATCTACATCACCCAAAAAATCAGACACTAAATTGGCTGCTGTTACGCAGCCCAGGGAGTCAGAAACCCATTAAGATTTAAAGCAGAAGGTGAATGACTGGAAATCCAGGGATTGGCTTTTAAAGTAACACTTTACCCTCACTTATCTGTACCCTTGactatcttttctttctttttgcttttgagaaGGGATCTGTCACTTGGTAGCCAGCCCAGCCAGCTGGgttcatttttttattgtaatgtACTTTTTTGTACACAGCTCTTGTTTTGAATTATTCTGTTCTGGGTAGAAGCAGATTGTGAAGTGGTAGCATGAGTTCAATGGCCCAACATTCCGGAGCCTTGCCACTAACATCTTCCAAGAAAgcttatttcccttttttcttttaaaactaaagCCCATAGTTAATTTCTGCATCTGGCAGGGCCTTTAATGGTCTCAGCTGTTCTTCCCTGGAATCAGCCTTCAGTGTATGTAGGGAAGGAGGCAGTGGGCTGATGGTATGTATCATCCTGGTGTGACGGGTGAATATGAAGGTGCTTCTCTTCATGCTGGGCAGATGTTTCCTTTCCCCTGCTTTAAGACACTTGGAGATGACTATTCCAAACACCTGGAAGGGTGGAATACTGTGCACTGGCTGTGGCAGGCTCTGAGGGTGGAGGTGATAGCTGGCTCACCAGCCTAGATGAGACCTAGCTGTGTTGCCATCCTTTTGATCAAATGCAAGACTGTTTTGCAATCACTTTCCATGCATTATTTTGAATGGGTTGACCAGGTGGGTGGTGTGGGAGGGCCTGATAAAATAGATCAAAGAGGACACTTGCAATTACTGGGTTTTGGGGAGGAACTTGAACAGGGGAGTGCCTCAAAGGCCTGACTCCATCAGGCTGGTTCTTAGCATTCCGCTAAAATAACATTGGAATTTAAtttgttggccaaataaagttGAGATTTTAATACTATTATGTCTTTGTCTTTATCAGAATGTAGAATGAATATATTTGAACTTAGAACTCTGACCCTCTTTCAGGTCAGGGTGATTCTCAAGGGACTCTGCCAGAATGGTGTGTTTGAGAAAGCTGATGTTCACTAAATACCACATTTTTGAGAGGAACTTACACTTTCAGTGCTTCTAGTTTTGCAGGTGGTACCTTAACCTGGAGAAATTAGTATTTTGTAATCTATAAAGGAAAACGATGAAGATGACCGTATCCACATCAAATCAGCTTGTGCAGGCAGACAACTAGCAGCTCTGTTAGCAGTGATGGGACATTGGCTTGGGCTCTGAGAATAAGCAGCTAAGCTTGCCAGCTGGCCTGAGGTGAGAGGACCTCGTTGCTCTTGAGCAGTTAACCAAGGAATTTGCCTACAGGGAAACCAAGGGCTGCCTGTAGCTCTGCTAGTCAGGCTCATATGACCCAGTGAGCTACATTGCTATTTCCAAGCCAGTCACttactgctgaaaatatttttgtaagaaaacattCTATAAATGTCACATGTGAGGGCATGGAGAAGCTAGAGGACAATTCAGGAGGCTAGTGGTGCCTGTCACTGAATATGGGTGCACTGGGGTGCAGAACAGTGTTGTACAATGCTTACCTACAGTTCCAGCCTCCTGCGGTTCCCCTGAGAATGGAGCTCCTGCCAAGTCCTGGTGTGGTGTGCCCAAACCTTTggcacagcagtgctggggctgaACAGGCAATTGCTGACTGGGATTGGAAAACAGtgtgtgctgctgcctgttctGTTACTAATCAGTTGTGTTTGTGACTGTAACCTACAGTTAGAGATCCTTGTGGAGAAGGATCTTTGCAGATGTCTCCCTCCAGGGCTGTGACCTTGCATGTatgaaggcaggcaggggactTGTTCTTAGTGTAGCCCAGCTGCTGTTGCCATACCCCAACAGAGCAGGCAGTGCTTGTGGCTGGTGTCAGTGCCGGTTAGTGGTAGCTGCTTCTGCGTGAGAAAGCTGCcttgtgttttggggtggtgAGGAAGACAGCACTGCTAGAAAGAAATTCCACTGGGAGGTGTGGGTAGGACTTGGCTCGAAAAGGCCCATTTGTGGAGACAAAGTGTAAGCAAGGCTGAATCCTGTGGTGGTTCTCCGCTGTTTGTTGTCTGAGACCTGCTTTGCTCAGCTCAGAGGAGGAGGGCTTTTCTCATACACCAAGGCTGCTCTTGGCAAAGCAGGCCTCTGTTAGTCATCTTGTGTACACAGCTAATTGCTGTTCCAAGAAAGCAGGCTCAAAGCGTTCTGTCTCCACAGCAGATAGCTCAGCCTCCTATCGCACAGTGTTCTGTCTGATGTACTGCTGAGCAGAGATGCTCAACAAAAAGATCAATGTGTTTGCCAGAAGATGAACAAGCACAGCAGGCAGTTCTCTGGGGTGTGGTTGATGGAGCTGTCAGCTTCACTGCTTGGCAGGGATTCAGGACAAGGGTCTGGTGCAGAAGGGGCAGAATGAAATCAGTGGCTACTAACACAGGACAGAGATTTCTCCTGATGCACCACAGGGGAGTTCATGGACAATCCCCATCAGCATGAACTAGAGCACAACATGCTCATGTATCTGAAATGACCAAACTTTGATGGGGGAAGAAGGATGGAGGAGCAATTGTTGCTTGAACCTTTGGTCGATCTCAAACATTCCTCTGTGGTAAATGGTCCATTTTGGGCCTTTGACAGCTACAGCTGGAGAACAGCGAGTGCAGGAATTGCCTGGTGGTGGTGCTGTTCTTCAGCTCTTCTTCTGAGGCTGTTTTGTAGAATCCTGCCCTTATGTAGCAGCTGGTTCGGAGTTTGAAGTAGGACATTGAACACGGTGGAGTGACATTGTAGGCTTCTGGTTCTGTGCCTGCATGAGGAGCATCAGCAGCACCTCTGTCCTAGCGAGGGATAATATCCAACGTGCTGGTGGTGTTCTCTATGCTTAGCTGTACACTGTCTTGCAGTCATGCTGGGCAGCACAGCTCATTCTGCTCCTTTCAAGTCATCTGATGCAACTACAGGAGAGTGACTTAGCTCTGAATGTATTTGGCACCGTAGCTCTGACACGTCTGCATTGCCCTGGCTGGTCGGTACATGAGCGGCTGGTTCCCCTCGCTTGGTGATCATGCTTTTCCCTGGCACGTGTACATGCCTGTGTGAGGGCTTGCTGCTGGGAGGTTCTGTTTTTCAGGTCCTTGGGCTCCTCTGAAGGGCTATCCATGCAAAAGCAACAGTAGATCTGACCCCTCGGATGGGCACATCAACAGGTGGGTGGTAAGATGAGACACCAACTTCTGCCCAAAAGTGGGAGGCTGCAGGCCTGGGCGGCTCAATTACAACATATCATGGCAAATAGCATGAGCTGCATGTCCTCAAAATAGCCCACGGGAGCCTATATAATGCGATGCCCCTGGAGAACCATCAGTCCTGGGCCAAGGGCCTGTGGGTGAACTGCATGTGCCCAGCACCATCTCCTGCATGCAGCAGCATGGGGGTGTAGTGAgactcctgcagctgctgcttccctgctggCAAGGGGGACTCACATCCACCAGGGACACGGACACGGGCGCAGAGGGAGCGCAGCAGTGTGGTTGCCATCACACCTCTATAGCGAGGAGAGACGTGacaggcaggagaggagaaagcagtGCTTCGAGGCCAGCAAGTGGTAGGGCTGAGCACTGAGCAACTccggctgctcctgcagccccccatgCCTCTGCTCgtcctcttcctctgcagtgtCTGAAGGCTGCAATCAGCATGAAGGACTATTACCCAGTCTCACTGCCCCGCTACAGTCGGTACGCCCAGAGACTGAGAGCCTCACGCACTGTGCGCTTCCCTAATGACATCGTCTTTCAGGACCACATCAGGCAGGGGGACCTGGAGCAGGTGGGCAGATTCATACGTGCCAGGAAGGTGACGCTGGACACCATCTACCCTTCTGGTGAGTGCTGCTGGGGTTGGCAGAGCTGGAATCTGCGCAGCAGCACGGCTCAGTTGGGCCGTGAGGGAGACGAGAGTGAGCCGTGTGGCCAAAGCTAGAACATGGGCCGCCTTCTGCAGGGTGACAGGTTAGAATTGAGTCATTTTCCTCCCTAATGAGGAGTACCACCCCCAACATTGCCAAGCAGGGCCCAAGACAGCCCCATGCCAGTGCCCTGACATCTCCCCTCAACAGTGTGGTCAGTGCACgctgtgggaaggagggaggctTACCCCCTGGGTCCGTTCAAGGCATGACAATGCACCTGCAGTGCAGTGGGACCTCGAAAAGGAGCTGTGAACACAGGCTGGTCTGTGGAGCTCTGGATGGGACAGCGGGGCTCCTGCCTTCCACCCCAGCTTGGGGGAAGGCTCTGCATTTTGTTCCTGGCTCTGTCTGTTTCTCACGCACACTGTTCTTTCTTGCACATGAGGATGTGTGGAATTGTGTCATTTACGTTTGTGGGGAAGGCATTGTGTTGTTTGCACCCAACCTCACTAGCAATAGTTTACAGAATGCCTTGATCCATACCGGCTGGTGAAGAGCGCAGATTTGTCCCTTTCTTATGCTTGGCTTCAGCTTCTGCTGTTGCATGGCCATGGAATGGTCTGAAATGACCCCAGGCTTCCTCCTACCTATACTGATTGCTTAATTACTTGCTCTCTAAGGAGCTTACAAAACTTGGACAAAGCAGGACCCCAGAGACACTCTTCTTGTGTCCCCATGTGAGTCTTGGTCACAGATCGGGGCAGGTCGCTGGCTGGGAGTTCTGCAGGAGAAGGCAGCTCCTCCTCCCTTGACCTGTCCTGCCAGGCCCAGCAGGGAGGTGGGTGCTACACCATCATAGAGAGGGTATTTATGCTgtagaaggggaagagaaaccTGTGGCAGCTCCTTTTGCTTCCTCAGTCTCTGTGTCTTTCCCCAAACTCATCTCCCTGATAAAGAGGGTTTGCTGGCATCCCCTTTTCCTGGGCCGTGGACAACTTGCACTTGTAAGCTCAGTATTTAGAGATGCTTCCCCCTGTTCAGGGCTAACAAATCCTTTTCTCTAGGCATGGCGGCCCTCCATGAAGCTGTGCTTACTGGAAACCTGGACTGTGTCAAGCTCCTGGTTAAATATGGCGCTGACATCCACCAGAAGGATGAGAATGGGTGGACGCCCCTGCACATGGCATGCAGTGATGGCTACGCTGACATTGCCAGGTGAGGGGACACCCACACATTGCACAGCTCTGGGAACCATAGCCAACGGTGACAGGGCTGGACCTGGTTCTGGGGGTCTCCTCCTAGGAGGGTGCCCAGTACCCTCCTACCTGCATGTGGTACATGCAGGACTGCCCAGGCCTTAAAGCTCCCTGTGGCTGCACCTGGGCATCACGGCCGTAGGGTCTGGGGGAGCCCCACAAGCTGAGAGGGACTACCTGCAGGCCGTGGGCCTTGCCGGCTCAGCTCCCCATCTCCGGCAGGTACCTCCTCTCCCTCGGGGCCAGCCTGGAGGCCACCACCGATGCTGGGGAGAAGCCCTCGGACCTCATCGACCCCGAGTACAAGGACCTGGTGGAGCTCTTCCAAGCCACCACGATGGACTGaggcgggccgggggcggcagGGCCGGACCGGGCCGGGCCTGGgctggcggggccggggctgggccTGGGCCAGCGGCCGGGCGGGGGAGCTCGCTCGGTACCGCGTCTCGGGAATCACTTTgtattttttacaataaaacATCTCGGACACCGCATCCCTCGGTCCTTGCAGCGGGTCCTGGGCCAGGGCCCGGGCTCGGCCCGCGGCGTAGGCGCGGCCGGGGCCAGGGTCTGGGCGGGGCCGAGGCCAGGGTctgggcggggccggggcgggtcGGGCCGGACGCGGTGGCGTGTGTGTCCACGCCTGCGCACTGCGGCGCTTCCGTCGCGGCCcgagggggagaggaggcggGAGCCGGGCCCAGGTGAGGGGCGCGCGTTGCCATGGTGATGGGCGGAGGGTGGCCCGCGGCCTAGCCCCGGCCTGGCCgccctctcctttctccccgtagccgagccgagcccagctgagccgagcccagccgcCGTACCGACGACGCCATGGCCAGGTGAGCCCCGCCCGGCGCCGGGCCCAGccgcggccccgggcccggctcAGCCCCGCGCTTCTCTTTCAGCTCCCCCGTGTCCCGCGTGGTCTATAACGGCAAGCGGAGCGGCGGCCCGCGCTCCCCCGGCGCCGGCAGTGAGATTTTCACGCCTGCCCACGAGGAGAACGTGCGCTTCATCTATGAGGGTGAGTGGGGTGGAGGCCGGGGGACTCCGGGGCTCGCGGGGGCCCCATCTGCGGCCGGTCCTGTGCCCAGGCACCGCCTGAGGCAAGTGGCCCCCTCACCCGTGGGTCCCCACCCGCAGCCTGGCAGTGTGTGGAGCGTGACCTGCGCAGCCAGATGGGCTCTGAGCGCAGCCTGGTCGAGGAGTACGTGGAGAAGATGCCGAACCCCAGCCTCAAAggtgaggggggtggggggcaccctTCCCCCGGCTCCTGCCGGAGGGGATggccagccccagggagcccctgtgggctgggagggggcagtgGTGCGGCCTCTGCCGCCAAAGTCCTCTCCTGTCATCCCTGCAGCGTTTAAACCTGTCGATCTGAGTGATCTGAAGAGGAGGAATACACAGGATGCAAAGAAGTCCTAAGGCAGGTCCTCCCTGTGGATTGGCTGGTCTCCTAAGGTCCTCAAGCAGATTTAATTTGAGATTTTGTGTTGATTTCTTCTTCTGGTCTGTACTCCCAAAAGCCCACAGGAGAGCCAGTCAGCTTTGGGGCTGGCTCTGAAGCTACCTGAAATCAAAGATGCTCAGAGGCTCACTGAGGATTCCCAGAGCCTGTTGCAAAGG
This window contains:
- the PPP1R27 gene encoding protein phosphatase 1 regulatory subunit 27, with protein sequence MKDYYPVSLPRYSRYAQRLRASRTVRFPNDIVFQDHIRQGDLEQVGRFIRARKVTLDTIYPSGMAALHEAVLTGNLDCVKLLVKYGADIHQKDENGWTPLHMACSDGYADIARYLLSLGASLEATTDAGEKPSDLIDPEYKDLVELFQATTMD
- the MCRIP1 gene encoding mapk-regulated corepressor-interacting protein 1, which codes for MASSPVSRVVYNGKRSGGPRSPGAGSEIFTPAHEENVRFIYEAWQCVERDLRSQMGSERSLVEEYVEKMPNPSLKAFKPVDLSDLKRRNTQDAKKS